In Risungbinella massiliensis, a single window of DNA contains:
- a CDS encoding L-lactate MFS transporter: MLKDIDQEKGNATLDERSTSQSLARCSRYHYCTNGTWTIYTWSLFNQPLENKFGWELNAVAITFSITSFALAVSTLFAGKLQEKWGIRKLVAVAGVTLGMGLILSSFVSSLWTLYLLAGVVVGFADGTAYITSLSNLIKWFPDRKGLISGVSVSAYGLGSLIFKYINGGLINSGGVSQAFLYWGTMVLLMVVVGSFLLKDAVTIEATDEATQHGKTNFTVKEMLRTKQVYLLFVMFFTACMSGLYLISIVKDIGVQLAHLDVAVAANAVALIAIFNTTGRIILGALSDKVDRLKIVAATFIVTAGAVLVLSFADLNYTIFLICVATIAFGFGGNITVFPAIVGDFFGLKNHSKNYSIVYQGFGLGALSGSFIAAWMGGFKPTFHVIGILCVLSFLIAMMIKPPIHGEDRGKLRVKPHSRLA, encoded by the coding sequence ATGCTCAAAGATATAGATCAGGAGAAAGGAAATGCGACATTAGATGAAAGATCAACCAGTCAATCGCTGGCTCGTTGTTCTCGGTACCATTATTGTACAAATGGGACTTGGACTATTTATACATGGAGCTTATTTAATCAACCACTTGAGAACAAATTCGGCTGGGAACTCAACGCCGTTGCCATCACTTTCTCTATCACTAGCTTTGCGCTTGCGGTGTCGACCTTATTTGCAGGTAAGCTTCAAGAAAAATGGGGGATTCGCAAATTAGTTGCTGTAGCAGGAGTAACATTAGGGATGGGATTAATTCTCAGTTCATTTGTTTCTTCCCTATGGACCCTATATCTCTTAGCTGGAGTGGTCGTAGGCTTTGCAGATGGAACTGCATACATTACTTCATTGTCTAATCTAATCAAATGGTTTCCGGATCGTAAAGGTCTCATTTCAGGCGTTTCTGTATCGGCATACGGACTGGGGAGCCTGATCTTCAAATATATTAACGGAGGATTAATCAATTCAGGTGGTGTATCTCAAGCTTTTTTATACTGGGGTACCATGGTCTTGCTAATGGTAGTAGTAGGATCATTTTTACTCAAGGATGCTGTTACAATCGAGGCTACAGATGAAGCCACTCAACATGGAAAAACGAATTTTACGGTCAAAGAAATGCTTCGAACCAAACAGGTCTATCTACTGTTCGTTATGTTCTTTACTGCTTGCATGAGTGGTTTATATCTAATTAGCATCGTAAAAGATATCGGAGTTCAATTGGCTCATCTCGATGTAGCAGTAGCAGCAAATGCCGTCGCTTTAATCGCTATTTTTAATACAACTGGTCGAATCATTCTCGGTGCCTTATCGGATAAGGTAGATCGTTTGAAGATAGTTGCGGCTACTTTTATTGTTACTGCTGGAGCTGTTCTAGTACTCAGCTTTGCCGATTTAAATTACACGATCTTTCTAATCTGTGTTGCAACCATTGCTTTTGGATTTGGAGGCAACATCACTGTATTCCCAGCAATTGTAGGAGATTTTTTTGGCTTAAAGAATCACAGCAAAAACTATAGTATCGTATACCAAGGATTTGGGCTGGGGGCACTTTCTGGTTCTTTTATTGCCGCTTGGATGGGTGGATTCAAACCAACCTTTCATGTAATTGGTATACTTTGTGTTCTGTCCTTTCTTATCGCGATGATGATTAAGCCACCAATACATGGAGAAGACAGAGGAAAGCTTAGAGTAAAACCACATAGTAGATTAGCTTGA
- a CDS encoding RNA-guided endonuclease InsQ/TnpB family protein: MXSGFSLDGKYLKLSKIGNVRIKCHRQVEGKIKTCTIIRKNGKYYACFSCEIETITHRAGKQVGVDLGVRHLAITSDGEFFEHPKYFRKSERKLKRLQRIVSKRKKGSNRRRKAVALLAKLHEYIANQRKDIAHKISRYLVDRYDLIAFEDLNIKGMVLNHKLAKSIVDAGWNQLVQFTSYKAEYAGKQVIQVDPYNTSQACSKCGQIVKKERKDRVHSCSCGYTEDRDVNAARNILHKAVGHVPTLKCGQLELNLI, translated from the coding sequence ATTAANAGTGGGTTTTCTCTTGATGGGAAATATCTGAAACTGTCTAAGATCGGTAATGTTCGCATCAAATGCCACAGACAAGTAGAAGGAAAGATCAAGACTTGTACCATCATCCGAAAAAACGGAAAGTACTATGCTTGTTTTTCCTGTGAAATCGAAACCATAACACATCGGGCAGGGAAACAAGTCGGTGTTGATCTTGGTGTTAGACATCTTGCTATTACATCTGATGGAGAATTTTTCGAACATCCTAAGTATTTTAGAAAGTCAGAACGCAAATTAAAACGACTTCAGCGCATAGTATCTAAACGTAAGAAAGGTTCCAATCGTCGTAGAAAGGCTGTAGCTTTGCTTGCAAAGCTACATGAGTACATAGCAAATCAAAGAAAAGACATTGCCCATAAAATTAGTAGGTATCTAGTAGATCGCTATGATCTAATTGCCTTTGAAGATCTGAATATCAAAGGAATGGTCTTGAATCACAAATTAGCCAAAAGTATTGTGGATGCTGGATGGAATCAACTTGTACAGTTCACTTCCTACAAAGCAGAATATGCTGGTAAGCAAGTAATACAAGTGGACCCATACAACACGTCTCAGGCTTGCTCAAAATGTGGTCAGATCGTAAAAAAAGAACGAAAAGATAGAGTCCATAGTTGCTCTTGCGGTTATACAGAAGATAGAGATGTAAATGCGGCAAGAAACATACTACATAAAGCAGTTGGACATGTTCCAACGCTAAAATGCGGACAGTTAGAACTAAACCTAATATAG